The window GAAGAAATGTGGAGTAATGGCATAAAGCAAAAGGATTAATTTTTGCTTTATTATCTTAATTTTGATGCAATTTTGCTTGCCAAAAATCTATCAAATTTGCATCAAAATCACAAATTTAAACTATTATCAAATTTAACTTGATATTTTTTACAAACACAATCCACAACAAAAAACAATAAAAGTAAAAAGTTAAATTTGAGCTTTTTTCTTTCTTTAAGATATTATGATACAATCTCATTTTATTTTTAAATTCAGGAATTTTTATGGTTGAGATTAGAAATTTAAGTATGCGTTTTGCCAATCAGCTTTTATTTGAAAATGTCAATCTCACGCTTAAAAAAGGCGAAAGATATGGACTTATAGGGGCAAATGGGGCTGGAAAATCTACTTTTTTAAAAATTCTCTCAAAAGAGCTTGAGGCTAGCAGTGGCGAGATTGAGTTTGATGCTGGGCTTCGCGTGGGTGTTTTAAAGCAAGATCAATTTGCCTTTGAAAACTACAGCATAAAAGATGCGGTAATGTGTGCAAATGATAGGCTTTTTAAGGCTTTGAAAGAAAAAGAAAAGCTTTATATGAGTGAAGAATTTACAGATGAGATTAATGAGCGTTTAAGCGAGCTTGAGATCATCACAGCCGAAGAAGATCCAAATTATGACTGCGAAACGCGTTGTGAAAAGATTTTAAGCGCTTTAAAAATCAAGGATTTTGACGCTCCTATGTCAAGCCTTCAAAATGCGGATAAATTTAAAGTCTTGCTAGCTCAAGTGCTGTTTTTAGGTGCTGATGTGCTATTTTTAGATGAACCAACAAACAACCTTGACTTTGAAACCATAGCTTGGCTTGAAAATGAACTTTTAAAGCATGAGGGCACACTTGTGGTTATCAGCCATGATAGGCATTTTTTAAACCGAATTTGCACGCGGATTTTAGATGTGGATTTTAAGCAGATTAGGGATTTTGCTGGAAATTATGATGATTGGTATATGGCTTCTACACTTTTGGCTAAACAAGCTGAACTTAAAAGAGACAAAGCCCTAGCTCAAAAAGAAGAGCTTGAAAGCTTCATAAGACGTTTTTCAGCAAATGCAAGCAAGGCGAAACAAGCCACAAGTAGAGCAAAAGCCTTAGCAAAGCTTGAACTTGAAGAAATTCAAATCTCAACGCGTCGCGATCCAAGCATACTTTTTCGCCCTCA is drawn from Campylobacter sp. MIT 12-8780 and contains these coding sequences:
- a CDS encoding ABC-F family ATP-binding cassette domain-containing protein, encoding MVEIRNLSMRFANQLLFENVNLTLKKGERYGLIGANGAGKSTFLKILSKELEASSGEIEFDAGLRVGVLKQDQFAFENYSIKDAVMCANDRLFKALKEKEKLYMSEEFTDEINERLSELEIITAEEDPNYDCETRCEKILSALKIKDFDAPMSSLQNADKFKVLLAQVLFLGADVLFLDEPTNNLDFETIAWLENELLKHEGTLVVISHDRHFLNRICTRILDVDFKQIRDFAGNYDDWYMASTLLAKQAELKRDKALAQKEELESFIRRFSANASKAKQATSRAKALAKLELEEIQISTRRDPSILFRPQREIGNEVLELKNISKSYDKPLFKDLNLKIEKNDKIALIGTNGVGKSTLAKIIASKLKADSGDIHLGATIELGYFTQDTSSVICENLKLYEWLMSEKFKDLDEIRKCLGRMLFSGNDQEKLASSLSGGEKHRLALAKLMLERPNFLLLDEPDNHLDLEAIIALGEALFNFKGVVLCISHDRELISAFANRIWHLKDGELIDFRGSFEEYLQGEL